The Mastacembelus armatus chromosome 9, fMasArm1.2, whole genome shotgun sequence genome contains a region encoding:
- the mpeg1.1 gene encoding macrophage expressed 1, tandem duplicate 1: MKTALIYLALSVLHVYSLPVSRPSNWLRQCRASTNLSITALEVLPGGGWDNLRNMDVGRVMNISYFQCQTTEDGLYLIPDEVFVIPRKETGVETNSEIINSWLEQKSSTSQTINADISFLSILNGKFSTENQRMKTHQVRDSSTMTRVQVRNFIYTVRAYPDFSLDLRFAQQAKEIADAIENNQTRNADYLSEKMVLDYGTHVITSVDAGATLMQEDYLRSSYVSNNVADSSSITAQAGLNFFDKLKFDISSKNTEQSSSLQTYQSNIQYSLIQSHGGSTPFYPGITLQKWQESVRNNLVAIDRSGFPLQYFINTKTLPDLPQPTVSKVALRVSQAIQRYYKVNTRPGCVDINSKNFNFQANIDDNSCEGPATNLSFGGVYQECSQLSVDAGPLCDALAQKNPETGDFSCRSPYLPTLLRSEVRQQGYSVNQCVKHSYSCGFLWLSTCYESECQDNYYVRSARINTYWCTVNGKAPDNSGYLFGGIYSPSLLNPLTKAKSCPPNFIPLKFLSDGQMICVSKDYETGTRYAVPFGGLFSCQSNNPLAGGRHHCPPSFSQHLATVSDGCEILYCVQSGLFTGGQLKPIRLPPFTKAPIVNMQATNTVMVMTEGEKSWVRVGETKAWKLAKPEEIKKIVQKLNPKLNQMSSGEKAGVAFGVIGLMVLVIVAIFLVRRRRRMPGFHTARGYNEILGEVKPDEGEQERDIQQGDA; the protein is encoded by the exons ATGAAGACAGCACTGATCTACCTggctctctctgtcctccacGTCTACTCTCTCCCTGTCAGCCGCCCATCCAACTGGCTCAGACAATGTCGTGCCTCCACCAACCTCTCCATCACAGCATTAGAGGTGCTGCCAGGGGGAGGCTGGGATAATCTCCGGAACATGGATGTGGGTCGAGTCATGAACATCAGCTACTTCCAGTGCCAGACCACTGAAGATGGACTCTACCTGATCCCAGACGAGGTATTTGTCATCCCCCGCAAGGAGACGGGTGTGGAGACCAACTCAGAGATCATCAACTCCTGGTTGGAGCAGAAAAGTTCTACATCTCAAACCATAAATGCGGACATATCTTTCCTCTCGATCCTGAATGGTAAATTCTCTACTGAGAACCAGAGGATGAAAACCCATCAAGTCAGGGACTCTTCAACTATGACCAGAGTACag gttcgTAACTTCATCTACACAGTTAGGGCTTATCCAGACTTCAGTCTGGATCTACGCTTTGCTCAACAAGCTAAAGAGATTGCTGATGCAATTGAAAACAACCAGACGAGGAACGCAGACTATCTCTCAGAGAAGATGGTGCTTGACTATGGGACCCATGTTATCACTAGTGTCGATGCGGGGGCCACTCTGATGCAGGAAGACTACCTCCGTTCTTCATATGTGTCAAACAATGTGGCAGACAGTTCCTCAATCACAGCACAGGCTGGTTTAAACTTCTTTGACAAACTTAAATTTGACATTAGCAGCAAAAATACAGAGCAGAGCTCATCACTTCAAACATATCAGTCCAACATTCAGTACTCTCTTATCCAAAGCCATGGTGGTTCCACACCTTTCTATCCTGGCATCACTCTGCAGAAGTGGCAGGAAAGTGTCAGAAACAACCTGGTAGCTATTGATCGGTCAGGATTTCCCCTGCAGTACTTCATAAACACCAAAACCTTACCTGATCTGCCACAGCCTACAGTGAGCAAAGTGGCTCTTAGAGTGAGTCAGGCTATACAGCGATATTACAAGGTCAACACCCGCCCTGGCTGTGTAGACATCAACTCCAAGAACTTTAACTTTCAGGCCAACATTGATGATAATTCCTGTGAAGGCCCTGCTACCAACCTCAGTTTTGGTGGTGTCTACCAAGAGTGTAGTCAACTCAGTGTAGACGCAGGTCCACTGTGTGATGCCCTGGCACAGAAAAACCCTGAAACAGGTGACTTCTCCTGTCGCTCCCCTTACCTCCCCACTTTGCTGAGATCAGAAGTGAGACAGCAAGGTTACAGTGTGAACCAGTGTGTTAAGCACAGCTATTCCTGTGGATTTTTGTGGTTGTCCACCTGTTATGAATCAGAGTGTCAAGATAACTACTATGTTCGCTCTGCTCGCATCAACACCTACTGGTGCACTGTAAATGGAAAAGCCCCAGACAACTCAGGGTATCTGTTTGGAGGCATTTACAGCCCCTCTCTGCTGAACCCCCTCACCAAAGCCAAAAGCTGCCCCCCAAACTTCATTCCACTGAAGTTTCTCTCAGATGGCCAGATGATCTGTGTTAGTAAAGACTATGAAACTGGCACCAGATACGCAGTACCATTTGGAGGCCTcttcagctgtcagtcaaacaaCCCCCTGGCAGGAGGTCGACATCACTGCCCTCCCAGTTTCAGTCAGCACCTTGCTACAGTGAGCGATGGCTGTGAAATTCTTTACTGTGTTCAGTCAGGACTGTTCACAGGTGGGCAGCTCAAACCAATCCGCCTGCCCCCTTTCACTAAAGCTCCAATTGTCAACATGCAAGCCACCAACACAGTAATGGTGATGACTGAGGGAGAAAAGAGCTGGGTGAGAGTGGGCGAGACCAAGGCATGGAAATTGGCAAAACCAGAGGAAATCAAGAAAATTGTACAAAAGCTTAACCCCAAATTGAACCAGATGTCTAGTGGGGAAAAGGCAGGGGTAGCCTTTGGGGTGATAGGTCTGATGGTACTGGTGATTGTAGCAATATTCCTggtgaggagaaggagaaggatgCCTGGGTTTCACACAGCTAGAGGCTATAATGAAATACTTGGAGAGGTTAAGCCTGATGAAGGAGAGCAAGAGAGGGACATACAGCAAGGTGATGCTTAA
- the prf1.5 gene encoding perforin 1.5: protein MQAGGYKWTNIILFILALPVMLEVCSVQGCQTGSQSECEKAPFVPGHNLAGEGFDVVRMRRTGAYVINVKAHLTDNHTCTLCPNRFHAGQIQKLPAAVLDWRPFSRCSKQLSSALHYSVDSLLRSSNSLVNNNWGLGLSLDNIGKSLLGGSRSDLAKFARSQHSADKATFAIHEISCTYYSYRLADHPQLSAEFRKHLKRLPQSFNTSQNKALYRRLIDTYGTHYIHQVQLGGKVRRITAYRTCLATLRGFSESEIKNCLNVELRMALGFLPANASFSNKCENLLKGNMSMGFYQGFMTHKIEVIGGEQYFPDILYQQDPSEAYHSWMNSLYDNPDVVSYAIFPLHHLVEDPQISANLRNTVTEYIKENQLKEDHLSFKNCLPAPNLDHNCCPLRAGRGTFRLEIHRAAGLKADTFTKTDAYVKIFYNGLYEETETVMDDNRPVWNVTYYFGSVEVGQELRFEVWDRDVLYNDLAGRCVVFPERGTHSLSCQLRRGVLYFTYTIKCDAHLTGVRCGRYSPNTE from the exons ATGCAAGCTGGTGGATATAAATGGACCAACATCATTCTGTTTATACTGGCTTTGCCAGTTATGCTGGAGGTCTGCAGTGTCCAGGGCTGTCAGACTGGCTCTCAGTCTGAGTGTGAGAAAGCTCCTTTTGTCCCTGGGCACAACCTGGCAGGGGAGGGTTTTGATGTGGTGCGGATGCGTCGAACAGGGGCGTATGTCATCAATGTCAAAGCTCATCTGACTGACAACCATACCTGTACACTGTGTCCAAACCGTTTCCATGCAGGACAG ATTCAGAAGCTCCCAGCAGCTGTGCTTGACTGGCGTCCCTTCAGCCGCTGCAGTAAGCAGCTTTCCAGTGCCCTACACTACTCTGTGGACTCCCTGCTGCGCAGCTCCAATTCCCTGGTTAACAACAACTGGGGCCTAGGGTTGAGCCTTGATAATATTGGCAAGTCACTGCTTGGAGGAAGCCGCTCAGACTTGGCAAAGTTTGCTCGTTCACAGCACAGTGCGGACAAAGCCACTTTTGCCATCCATGAAATCAGTTGCACCTACTACAG ctaCAGGCTGGCTGATCATCCCCAGCTGAGTGCAGAGTTCAGAAAACATCTGAAGAGACTCCCGCAGAGTTTTAACACAAGCCAGAACAAAGCCCTATATAGACGGCTGATAGACACCTACGGAACACACTACATACACCAG GTCCAGCTTGGTGGTAAGGTGAGGCGAATCACTGCCTACAGGACCTGCCTAGCCACACTGAGGGGTTTCTCTGAGTCTGAGATCAAAAACTGCCTGAATGTTGAACTCCGAATGGCTCTGGGTTTTCTCCCTGCCAATGCATCCTTCTCCAACAAGTGTGAGAACCTCTTGAAGGGCAATATGAGCATGGGCTTCTACCAAGGCTTCATGACCCACAAGATCGAGGTTATCGGAGGGGAGCAATATTTCCCAGACATCCTATACCAGCAGGACCCATCCGAGGCATACCACAGCTGGATGAACAGCCTCTATGACAACCCTGATGTGGTTTCATATGCCATTTTCCCTCTGCATCATTTGGTGGAGGACCCACAGATCAGTGCCAATCTGAGAAACACTGTCACAGAATATATTAAAGAGAACCAGCTGAAGGAGGATCATCTCAGCTTCAAGAACTGCTTGCCAGCTCCCAATTTGGACCACAACTGTTGTCCTTTAAGGGCTGGCAGAGGAACCTTCAGACTAGAGATCCACAGAGCTGCAGGTCTGAAGGCAGACACCTTCACAAAAACAGACGCCTACGTGAAAATCTTCTACAACGGCCTATACGAGGAGACTGAGACAGTAATGGATGACAATCGCCCAGTGTGGAATGTGACTTATTACTTTGGCTCAGTTGAAGTTGGTCAGGAGTTGAGGTTTGAAGTATGGGACAGAGATGTGCTTTACAATGACCTAGCAGGAAGATGTGTTGTCTTTCCTGAGCGAGGAACTCACTCTCTAAGCTGTCAGCTCAGAAGGGGAGTTCTCTATTTCACATACACCATCAAATGTGATGCTCATTTGACAGGTGTCAGGTGTGGACGATACTCCCCGAACACAGAATAG